GCGCAGGAGATGCTGGAGCGAGCGCGCACCTGATTTGCCCTGTCCGTTTATCATTTTCTCTCCGCAGGAGCTGAACATGGCCCACCCGTACCCCACCTCGGTGCACCCCGACCGCCTGCTGGACACCTTCCTGGCGTTACTGCGCATTGACAGCCCTTCCGGCGAGGAAGCGGCGGTGATGGAGGAACTGCGGCGCCGCCTGCAGGCGCTTGGCCTGGAGACAGAGGTGGACGGCGTTGGCAACCTGATCGGCCGGCGGGAAGGGGCCGGCGAACCCATCCTGCTGTGCGCACATGTGGACCATGTGGAACCCTGTCGCGGCATCCGCCCGGTAGTGCAGGACGGCGTGGTGCGCAGTGACGGCACGACCATCCTGGGGGCCGACGATACCTCCGGCGTGGCCATCATTCTGGAACTGCTGGAGATCGCGCACGAACGGGCGCGGCAGGGGCAGGAAGTGCCGGCGCTGGACGTGGTCTTCACCGTCAGCGAGGAGACCGGCCTGAAAGGATCGAAGGGGTTGGATATCTCCCGCCTGCGCGCCCGGCACGGCATTGTGCTCGACATGGGCGGCCCGCGCGGCTATATCACCGTCCAAGGGCCTTCCCACGACCATCTGGAGATAGTGATTCACGGCAAGAAGTCCCACGCCGCCTGCGCGCCGGAGGAGGGCGTCAACGCCATCCGCGTGGCGGCAGAGGCCATCGCCGCCATGCCGTTGGGGCGCATTGACGAGGCGACCACCGCCAACATCGGGGTGATCCACGGCGGGACGGCCACCAACGTGGTGCCGGACCGGGTGGAGCTGAAAGGGGAGGCGCGCAGTCTGGAGGAGGAGCGCCTGCGCCGGCAGGTGGCGGCCATGCTTCGCTGTCTCGAGGAGGCGGCCGGCCGGCACGGCGCGCGTCTGGAATTCCACGTCGAGCGCAAATACGACGCCTTTCGCGTGCCGGAAGATGCCCCTATCGTGCAGATGCTCTGCCGGAGCCTGCGGGACTTCGGCGTGGAACCCACGCTGATCCCGACGGTCGGGGGCAGTGATTCCAATATCTTCAACGCGCGCGGCGTCCAGACGGTGAATATCAGCACCGGCATGGAGCATGTCCATTCCGCCGAGGAATATATCGCGCTGGATGATATGGTCTTCTGCACTTCGGTGCTGGCGCATATGCTCGGGATGTGAGGCAACCGCGCCGGCGGGAGGGGAAAGGCGATGCAGTCCTGGCTGTTTTCGCTCACCGGATGGGGGACGGAGGTCATCCTCTGGATCCAGGGGTTCCGCACACCCTGGCTCGATGTACTGTTCAAGGCATTGAGCGGGCTGGGCACCACGTATGCGTATCTGGCGCTCCTCCCGCTGGTCTACTGGTGCTTCGACCGGCTGGCCGGCATTGGGCTGGCATATGTGGTCCTGCTTTCGGGCTGGCTGAACGCCGGCCTGAAGGCCCTCTTCGCCATCCCGCGCCCATCCGATCCCCGCATCATGCGCCTGGAAGAGATCGGCGACCCCTCGTTTCCCAGCGGGCATGCGCAGAACGCCATGGCGGTCTGGGGCTACCTGGCCGGCCGGGCGCGCCGCGCCGGCTTTTGGGTACTGGCTGTGCTCCTCATCCTCGGCATTGGGTTCTCGCGCCTCTATCTCGGGGTGCATTATCCGCAGGATGTGCTGGCCGGCTACCTGGTGGGCGCTCTTTTCCTGCTGGCCTTCGCCCTGGCCGAAAAGTATCTGACGCGCCTGGTCGGGCCGCTGACGGTGGGGGCGCAGGTGGTGCTGGCGCTGGCCGTGCCGGCCCTGCTGTGGCTTGGCTCGTGGGCGCTGGGCATGCCGGAGGGACAGGGGGATGTCAGCCCTGCGGTGGTGGCCGGCGCGCTGTTCGGGCTGAATCTGGGGATTGTGCTGGAGGGGCGCCTCGTGCGCTTTTCGCCGGCGGGGCCGGCCCTCCAGCGCGCCGGCCGCTTCCTGTTGGGCCTGGTCCTCGTGTTTGCCTTTTACCTCGGCCCGCGCTGGCTCGCCCAGCAGATCCTGCCGACAGCGTATGAGAGCGCGCCGGTGCGGCTGGCGCGCTATTTCCTGGTGGCGCTGGTGGTGAGCTGGATCGGGCCGTGGCTGTTTGTGAAGGTCGGGCTGGCCCGCCGGCGCTCCCGCTGACGCGAACAGCCCCCGCTGTTCATCACAGCGGGGGCCCTTGATATGTCTGGATCGTGATTACTGCAGTTCGAAGGTGACCTGAATCTGATAGGTGATCTCCAGCTCGCCGGGGGAGATGGGGCCGGCACCACCGCCCATACCTTCCACGGCTCGTGGGGCGGGCATCGGATAATAGGATCCGCCGCCGATGACCTCGGATATCTGCACCACCCCACCGACCTTGACGCCGGCCAGTTTGGCCAGCTCTTCCGCCCGCTGGCGGGCATTCTCCACCGCCTGGGCGCGCGCTTTGGCTTCCAGCTCCGTCCGGTCCTCCAGGTCGAAGTTCACGCCCCAGAGGCTGTTGGCGCCGGCGGCCACCGCCGCGTCGATCAGCTCACCCACCTGGTCCAGCTTGCGGATTTTCACCGTGACCATATTGGAGACCCGGTAGACGCCGGCGGGGGTTTCCGCGGAGCCCTCCGTGCCCTTGGGAGCGGCCGGCATCTCATAACGCGGCGGCTCCTCATAGTAAATGCTGTAGTTGCTGGTGGTGATATCCTTCTCCGCGATGTTCAGCTTCTTCAGCGCCGCCATGATCTTGTCCATGCGGGTGGAGGCATCTTCCATGGCCTGTTCCACCGTGGCGGCGGACACGTTGACGCCCAACACGACGGTGGCGATGTCCGGCGCGGCGGAAACCGTGCCCTGCCCGACCACCGTGATAGCACGCGGCAGGCCGGCGTCCGCCGGCTGGGTTTGGGTGGATACAGCCGCAGGGAGCGGCGTCGGCGTGACCGCGGCGGCTTCGGCTTCCGGCATGTTGAAACTGCCGGCGAACTGTGTGCCGAACATGG
The sequence above is drawn from the Anaerolineae bacterium genome and encodes:
- a CDS encoding M20/M25/M40 family metallo-hydrolase, whose protein sequence is MAHPYPTSVHPDRLLDTFLALLRIDSPSGEEAAVMEELRRRLQALGLETEVDGVGNLIGRREGAGEPILLCAHVDHVEPCRGIRPVVQDGVVRSDGTTILGADDTSGVAIILELLEIAHERARQGQEVPALDVVFTVSEETGLKGSKGLDISRLRARHGIVLDMGGPRGYITVQGPSHDHLEIVIHGKKSHAACAPEEGVNAIRVAAEAIAAMPLGRIDEATTANIGVIHGGTATNVVPDRVELKGEARSLEEERLRRQVAAMLRCLEEAAGRHGARLEFHVERKYDAFRVPEDAPIVQMLCRSLRDFGVEPTLIPTVGGSDSNIFNARGVQTVNISTGMEHVHSAEEYIALDDMVFCTSVLAHMLGM
- a CDS encoding phosphatase PAP2 family protein translates to MQSWLFSLTGWGTEVILWIQGFRTPWLDVLFKALSGLGTTYAYLALLPLVYWCFDRLAGIGLAYVVLLSGWLNAGLKALFAIPRPSDPRIMRLEEIGDPSFPSGHAQNAMAVWGYLAGRARRAGFWVLAVLLILGIGFSRLYLGVHYPQDVLAGYLVGALFLLAFALAEKYLTRLVGPLTVGAQVVLALAVPALLWLGSWALGMPEGQGDVSPAVVAGALFGLNLGIVLEGRLVRFSPAGPALQRAGRFLLGLVLVFAFYLGPRWLAQQILPTAYESAPVRLARYFLVALVVSWIGPWLFVKVGLARRRSR
- a CDS encoding SIMPL domain-containing protein (The SIMPL domain is named for its presence in mouse protein SIMPL (signalling molecule that associates with mouse pelle-like kinase). Bacterial member BP26, from Brucella, was shown to assemble into a channel-like structure, while YggE from E. coli has been associated with resistance to oxidative stress.); translation: MSKNNIVALIITVVVLTAVAMFGTQFAGSFNMPEAEAAAVTPTPLPAAVSTQTQPADAGLPRAITVVGQGTVSAAPDIATVVLGVNVSAATVEQAMEDASTRMDKIMAALKKLNIAEKDITTSNYSIYYEEPPRYEMPAAPKGTEGSAETPAGVYRVSNMVTVKIRKLDQVGELIDAAVAAGANSLWGVNFDLEDRTELEAKARAQAVENARQRAEELAKLAGVKVGGVVQISEVIGGGSYYPMPAPRAVEGMGGGAGPISPGELEITYQIQVTFELQ